Proteins from a genomic interval of Dermacentor variabilis isolate Ectoservices chromosome 8, ASM5094787v1, whole genome shotgun sequence:
- the LOC142590117 gene encoding uncharacterized protein LOC142590117, with amino-acid sequence MADPAAYPGCVGQSMNFAEHPYENRGPGHCQSSGGGYLYPSQYRPHPSSPPASYGPPPGQHCGGNYGNGPMPSSPGPYPRQPYPGAVPEMRYGPRHSAPPAYPGSPAPLSKPPGAWDHSMGGGNYGTRPVMMQSPPPIRSPVSSAQTLHSMGNYRTVVPPGPAGPPMGVAPPPPHGNVPVSQSQSPSWSQSPRTTPSPLACHARSPAPPQQPPFSPPTPAPTPQLQKPPSPISGSHDPLQSLEKMVLLDPHNSGGGNVNYGGMQESSGYGSNSGGGTESGPSSPYPTYYNLDQNRMCTPPDPGPPYGIANFAATGAYRTVLPNMDNPALRSERTSSGGIPAPAPPPGVYPQPVVNGVSDGDFGTSSSPMAGPPPRVSEFDRPYTGAGSQGGSPPCDDLTKRRRSSDSALCNRPSSGVPGPSGATSASSAGDSGCKLRRRSVAGVPDGIGASPGPLTVMPGEPAHRVKTEPEVSTSEPERVPVSEVVCFSGTSAATTTTSAAKATSATAVSSVATTPATQQPSPTKRKRGRPFGTKNKAKDSATVGKRRRRKAVATVHPVPAATPTTAAAAAATTKVRTPTTGPYIRVFGTRERPLSSHIVNVAPRTVPEDESKRKKVSAPARVGPHHPTGRRLAGSAAHTSTLSPHYDAVTRDPTWLCAFCLKGSHHQGLGDLYGPYPGTVVRPAETEPVSCQEEVLRRGRATKRKKSDSTSGTEEGSTPRRCSRQRRPSEAEREAEVSKELWVHETCATWSQGVYLGGNRVHGLQEAVAEAAHLVCCKCKLVGASLGCITRGCSEKYHYLCAVEKGCYLDTENFSIVCSKHKKPSARPS; translated from the exons ATGGCTGATCCAGCTGCCTACCCCG GTTGTGTTGGGCAGAGCATGAACTTTGCAGAACACCCCTATGAAAATCGTGGG CCTGGTCACTGTCAAAGCAGTGGTGGGGGCTACCTGTACCCGTCACAGTATCGTCCCCACCCGAGCTCTCCACCCGCATCCTATGGTCCACCACCGGGCCAGCACTGTGGAGGCAACTACGGCAACGGCCCCATGCCGAGCAGCCCGGGGCCATACCCGCGGCAGCCGTATCCTGGCGCTGTGCCCGAGATGCGCTACGGTCCCCGTCACTCAGCCCCACCTGCATATCCAGGCTCCCCGGCACCACTCTCAAAGCCACCAGGCGCGTGGGATCACAGCATGGGCGGTGGAAATTATGGTACAAGACCGGTCATGATGCAGAGTCCACCGCCGATCCGCTCACCTGTCAGCAGTGCACAGACACTGCACTCAATGGGAAACTACCGGACAGTAGTACCTCCAGGGCCCGCTGGCCCTCCCATGGGCGTGGCCCCACCTCCACCACATGGCAATGTACCAGTCTCGCAGAGCCAGTCACCGTCGTGGTCCCAATCACCCAGAACAACCCCATCCCCGCTGGCCTGCCATGCGCGGTCCCCAGCACCCCCACAACAGCCGCCCTTCTCTCCACCAACGCCTGCGCCCACCCCGCAGCTCCAGAAGCCACCCTCGCCAATATCCGGCTCCCACGATCCTCTTCAGTCGCTGGAGAAAATGGTTCTTCTGGACCCACACAATAGCGGCGGTGGAAACGTAAACTATGGCGGCATGCAGGAGTCCTCTGGCTACGGATCTAATTCGGGTGGTGGCACTGAGAGTGGGCCCAGCTCGCCTTATCCGACTTACTACAACCTCGACCAGAACCGGATGTGCACCCCACCGGATCCGGGGCCTCCATATGGCATTGCAAACTTCGCTGCCACGGGCGCCTACCGTACAGTGCTGCCCAATATGGACAACCCTGCTCTGCGGAGCGAAAGGACCAGTAGTGGGGGCATTCCCGCACCTGCCCCGCCCCCTGGTGTGTACCCTCAACCTGTTGTGAATGGTGTGAGTGATGGTGATTTCGGGACGAGTAGTAGTCCCATGGCGGGTCCTCCGCCCAGGGTCAGTGAATTTGACCGACCGTACACTGGTGCAGGATCACAGGGAGGATCACCGCCCTGCGACGACCTGACAAAGCGACGGCGGAGTTCGGACAGTGCGCTGTGCAATCGGCCTTCCAGTGGAGTCCCCGGTCCGTCGGGGGCGACGTCGGCTTCAAGTGCAGGGGATAGTGGGTGCAAGCTCAGGCGGCGCAGTGTTGCAGGTGTTCCTGATGGGATAGGCGCATCACCGGGGCCCCTGACAGTTATGCCTGGTGAACCAGCACATAGGGTGAAAACAGAACCAGAAGTGAGCACGTCAGAACCAGAACGTGTGCCAGTGAGTGAGGTGGTGTGTTTTAGTGGTACttctgctgctactactactactagtgcTGCCAAAGCTACAAGTGCCACCGCCGTTTCTTCTGTTGCCACTACACCAGCTACGCAACAGCCTTCGCCAACAAAGCGCAAGAGGGGTCGACCTTTTGGCACGAAAAACAAGGCCAAGGACTCGGCGACCGTGGGCAAGCGAAGACGGCGCAAGGCGGTGGCTACGGTGCACCCGGTGCCTGCTGCGACGCCTACCacagcggctgcagcagcagcaacaacgaaaGTCCGCACGCCCACGACAGGACCCTACATTCGTGTGTTTGGGACGCGCGAGCGCCCGCTGTCATCACACATCGTGAATGTGGCCCCGCGCACTGTGCCAGAGGACGAGAGCAAGCGGAAAAAGGTCAGTGCCCCCGCCCGTGTAGGACCACACCACCCGACGGGTCGTCGGCTTGCCGGATCGGCGGCGCACACAAGCACGTTGTCACCCCACTACGACGCTGTGACGCGGGACCCTACGTGGTTGTGCGCGTTTTGCCTGAAGGGCAGCCATCACCAAG GGCTGGGTGACCTGTACGGGCCATACCCTGGTACCGTGGTTCGGCCAGCCGAGACGGAACCGGTGAGCTGCCAGGAGGAGGTGCTACGCAGGGGCAGGGCCACCAAACGGAAAAAGAGCGACTCGACCTCGGGCACCGAGGAAGGCTCCACACCGCGGCGATGCAGCCGGCAG CGGAGGCCCAGTGAAGCAGAAAGGGAAGCGGAGGTGTCCAAGGAACTCTGGGTACATGAGACGTGTGCCACCTGGTCCCAGGGAGTGTACCTCGGCGGGAACAGGGTGCATGGACTTCAAGAAGCCGTAGCCGAAGCCGCTCACCTG GTTTGCTGCAAGTGCAAGCTCGTCGGTGCTTCTCTGGGCTGCATCACCCGGGGCTGCAGCGAAAAATACCACTACCTCTGTGCCGTAGAAAAAG GTTGTTATTTGGACACTGAAAACTTCTCCATCGTGTGCTCCAAACACAAG aaaccAAGCGCACGCCCCTCCTAA